The window attgtaaatttgggaaaaaataactgcactttagtgaaaatttctttttttttcatttacacgtctgactttaacgaaaagtcgtcaaacacctgtggggtgttaaggctcactgtaccccttgttacgtgccttaaggggtgtaatttccaaaatagtatgccatgtgtttttttttttttgctgttctggcaccataggggcttcctaaatgcgacatgccccccaaaaaccatttcagcaaaatttgctttccaaaagccaaaggtgactccttctcttctgagcattgtagttcattttttttgtagcattttacgccctaatttggggtatttccatactcagaagagatggggtttcaaattttgggggtcattttctcccattaccctttgtaaaaattgtaaatttgggaaaaaataactgcactttagtgaaaatttctttttttttcatttacacgtctgactttaacgaaaagtcgtcaaacacctgtggggtgttaaggctcactgtaccccttgttacgtgccttaaggggtgtaatttccaaaatagtatgccatgtgtttttttttttttactgttctggcacaataggggcttcctaaatgcgacatgcaaaattcactctccaaaattccattgttgctccttcccttctgagccctctactgcgcctgccgaacacttcacatacacatatgaggtattttcttactcgagagaaattgggttacaaattttggggggctttttctcctattaccccttgtaaaaattcaaaggaaatttagattttgaatattcaccttcactttgctgctattcctgtgaaacacctaaagggttaacaaactttctgaatgtcattttgaatactttgaggggtgcagtttctataatggggtcatttgtggggtatttctaatataaaggcccttcaaatctacttcaaaactgaactggtccctgaaaaattcagattttgaaaatttcgcgaaaaatttgaaaattgctgccgaaCTTTGAAGCGCAATGTGgccctgatgtcttctaaaagtaaaaacatgtcaactttatgatgcaaacataaagtagacatattgtatatgtgaatcaatatataatttatttggaatgtctattttccttacaagcagagagcttaaaagtaaaaaaaaatgcaaaatgttacattttttcataaaatttttgaattttttaccaagaaatgatgaaagtatggacaaaaatttaccactaacgtaaagtagaatatgtcacgaaaaaacattctcggaatcagaatgaaaagtaaaagcatccttaTTAATGCttcaagtgacagtggtcagatgtgcaaaaaacgctctggtccttaagattaaaatgggcttggtccttaaggggttaaccccttaaagaccacggatgtaaatgtacgtcctagtgaggcagtacttagcgcaccatgatgtacatttacgtcctgtgtataaccacgagcatcggagcggtgcttgcaTCATATACTgcaggtcccggcggctatcagctgccggggacccaccggtaatgacggacatccacgatcgcgtgaatgtccgccattaaccccttagatgtggcaatgcgcatgttaaaatagatgatcggatcgcccacagcgctgccctatgcatagcactgaacagtattagcaatcgacttaatgctattgatagtcccctatggagacataaaaagtgtaaaaaaaaaagttgaaaaatgtaaactaaaagtgaaaaaaagtgaaaaatcccctcccccaataaaaacaaaaattgcccctttttcccattttaccccctaaaatatcaaaatataatgttaatgatcctctacagtgaacggcgtaaatgtaaaaaatgcaaaagatgctgctttttttgtcccattttattcccccaaaaattaataaaaagtgatctaaatgttttatatatgcaattgtggtatcaataaaaagtacagatgacggcccaaaaaatgagccctcatatcaccccatatacagaaaaatttaaaagttataggtggtcaaaatagggcgattttagattactgattttgtacaaaaagtttgagatttttttaagcggtacaaaaatagaaaagtatctagcatTGGTGTATCAttataattgtattgacccacagaataaaaaacacatgtcaattgtactgtaaagtgtactgtgtgaaaacgaaaccctccaaagttgtggttttcatttaaatttcctccctaaaaaaacgatTCTTTGGGTTCaacatacattttttggtaattggtcatgcaaaaaacaagaccttacatgggtctgtagatggaaatataaaagagttatggatttcagaaggcgaggaggaaaaaacgaaaacacaaaaataaaattggcctggtccttaaggtcaaaatcggCTGGTAAAGACATAGTTTACAAGGGAATGCTGAGCTATTCTGAAAGGTTGGGCACTTAAGACCTCACACTTAAGCCAGTGCTAAAGTTGGCTCTGGAGGACCAGCAGAAGTCCTGCAGAGTTCTGGGGCACTTGCAGTTCCCTTCTATTGCTGTGTCCTTGTATCACAACAAAATTCAAACTAATGTTTTGCATATTATatattaacacaatttctctttaGCACCAAGTTCAATATAAGAAACTCCATCATAATATTGGCCAAACATATGAAAGAGTAGTTGACTGAACCCAATGATGAATGGGATGGGCCAGCGATCTGATGTGTATGAGGGCTTCCTGTGGGGAAGCGGGATCAAGCATTTTGGATTTCAAAATAGCTGGTCCTTTATTGCTAGCAATATCCCCCTCTCCCTGATACAATAAACAAGCATACCTGTGACAGCCAAGAATCCAAGTTTTACAGGCtaaaactacccccccccccccagcttagCAACGGACGCTGTCAATCAGATCATGTagctcatttttgtatatgtattGTTGTATTGTGTTCCTTGAAACAACACCTTAAAACATGTAAAGtaataaatcctttttttttttttttatttaatataactAAGCTCatcaaataaataattataatatgATCCAGTACAGTGATCTGTGGgagaaaaataccaaagtcctaaattgctgatttttggtcatatcacatGCCAGGaaacatgaaataaaaagtgatgcaaaagtggtaccaataaaaactgcagatcatgtcTGCATACAGAGTCCTCATACAGCTCTGTTTAtggaaaaattcaaaagttataggggtaagaatgaCCCATTTCACCAATAtttgttttgttaaaggggtattccaggcaaaaacttttttttatatatcaactggctccggaaagttaaacagatttgtaaattacttctattaaaaaaccttaatccttccaatagttattaacttctgaagttttctgtctaactgctcaatgatgatgtcacgtcccgggagctgtgcatgatgggagaatatcaccataggagctggacagctcccgggacgtgagtcatcagaaaggagttacacagaaaacagcaactcaactacagaagctaataactattggaaggattaagattgtttaatagaagtaatttacaaatctgtttacctttccggagctagttgatatataaaaaaagtttttgcctggaatacccctttaaagtttgactattttttgttttaaagcagtaaaataataaaatagcagaTGAAGATCGGTATTGTTGGGTTTACCATAAAGTGTGCTGCTTAAAAACAAAATacccaaaaagttgcaaaattgcagcattctttttaattttcacccacatttttattttgtttgtgcCATGCAATTTATACCAAAATTAAATAAGGTCATTACAatttacaattggtcacgcaaaagccCTCAAATGGCTCTGTGGatgcaaaaataaaagagttatgactcCTAagaggcaaagaggaaaaaaaacaaaatgcaaaaatgaaaattgggtgtgtgctcaaggccaaaatgggctgtgtccttaaagtgtTAAATAAAGGATAGCTTTTTGCATGGCTAGTCATATTTTCTAAATCAGTGCAAAAAGGTAATTTCTCCCAGGGTatgccgtttttttttaaatacaactggTTGGTTCCTAAGATGGTTCCTATAAAAACTATTACTCATTCCACAAAAAATAAGGCCTCATACAGTAatttaaaatttacaaaatagaagaaaaacttTCCGGAAGGTTATTTCAACTATAATGTGACTGATAGAATAGATTCCAGTATAACAGTATTTTATTTGCAGAATACAGCTATACTAGAATTTATTCTTTGGCGGGACTTCAAGTTAGTGATCAGTTGACTGCACCCTAGGGTGTGGAGTTGTCTTGTCCTTTGGTCTGGTCCTGGCTACAGTGGAGCTCTGTTCTACTGACCATCTCAGCATTAGTCCTAGTGTTTTCACAAAGTGCTGCAGTGATTTAACATAATCGAGTGGAATTCTGGTGGAGTATTATTAGTGGAGTTCTGTTTGCCGGACCATCTTGGCGTTGGTCCTGTGGTGTTTTCCCAAGGTATCTTTAATACAAAAGGAAGCATCCCtctatattttattttgtaatgtgGCTGTTAGGGGGTTCAATTACATTAAAAAGAGTCTTTAGTATCTCCACCTTTGAGTGGTACATATCTCCACTATACCTGTAGCTTCACTCTGCTTACTGTACCTGTAGTCCTCATTGTGAGCTGCTCACTAACATTGCTTTTTCATTTCTGGTaagaatattttatattttataacttTCAGTGCTAAACGCCAAGGATCATGGCAGAGGGAAATATCACAACTTTTAACCCAATGACCGAGAAGTTTGACCTTCCAATGGGAAATTACAAGAAACCCAAACTCCTTTACTGCAGTAATGGAGGCTACTTCCTGCGCATACTCCCCGATGGAGTGGTAGATGGAACAAGAGACAGGGATGACCTAAACAGTAAGTGCACTTCAGCTCAAAATCACTTTcttacagatagagatggagttGGTTATCTGGAACCTTTATACAGCACATGCCATATTCACACCCAGTGGAAAAGTGTAATAAATGGATGTCAACTGTAATTTTATCACTGTAAAGATGGTTAGAGAAGCCGGGCTGATGCCAGTAAAACAACAAATCGGCAGTACAACAGGTTGTCCAAAGGGGCCACCCCTAaaactataaaaaatgtaaacttaaTTGTATAAACTGTTGCTTTTTACCCTTTTTCATCAAACTGTAACAATATACTGGACTTTTGACTACACTAGCATTTGTCTCTATTAATATTGTTGTTGTGATTGCCATTATTTTTTATCTTGTTTTAGTTAGATTACAACTGAGTTCAGAAACCATAGGCGTGGTGTGTATCAaagacactggctctgagaatTATTTGGCTATGGACTCCACTGGCCTTTTGTATGGATCAGTAAGTATGATCATTTTGGGATTAATGCTCCATTTGCAAGGTGGACTTGACTAATGTTGAAGCTAAAACATGTGCAGTGTCCCTGTACAAGTATATTTTTGTATGGTTTGATAAAATATCACCTGACCATGCCATACTGTATGCAAAATCCACTGTAAAGTTTTGTAATTGCACTTTTCCTATGTTACCAGGTTATAGCAGGTAATAAAATGGAGTTATACCCATTTACTTATATTGACAAACTGTACACTTTTTGCTATTTGCTTTCACCTCTTGTGGCCACAATTActatagttaaatgggcactgtcatttgcaaaaactttttatttaatgtagatattgatattatttctatatttgtaatatacattgattaacaaatatgtgcagtgaggacaagcagggctctgggcagtgaggacaagcagggctctgtacactgaggacaggcaaggctctgtgcagtgaggacaagcagggctctgtacactgaggacaagcagggctgtgtgcagtgaggacaagcagggctctgtacagtgaggacaagaagggctctgtgcagtgaggacaaacagggctctgtacagtgaggacaagcagggctctgtgcagtaaggacaagcagagctctgtgcagtgaggacaagcagggctctgtacactgagggaagacatggctctgtacactgaggacaaacagggctctgtacactgaggacaagcagggctctgtgcaatgaggacaagcagggctctgtgcactgaggacaagcagggctctgtgcagtaaggacaagcagggctctgtacagtgaggacaagcagggctctgtgcagtaaggacaagcagagctctgtgcagtgaggacaagcagggctctgtacactgagggaagacagggctctgtacactgaggacaaacagggctctgtacactgaggacaagcagggctctgtgcagtgaggacaagcagggctctgtgcactgaggacaagcagggctctgtgcagtgaggac is drawn from Hyla sarda isolate aHylSar1 chromosome 4, aHylSar1.hap1, whole genome shotgun sequence and contains these coding sequences:
- the FGF1 gene encoding fibroblast growth factor 1; its protein translation is MAEGNITTFNPMTEKFDLPMGNYKKPKLLYCSNGGYFLRILPDGVVDGTRDRDDLNIRLQLSSETIGVVCIKDTGSENYLAMDSTGLLYGSMTLNEECLFLETVEENSYNTYKSQKYAELNWFVGIKKNGTCKRGSRTHYGQKAILFLPLPVSTD